In Malassezia vespertilionis chromosome 8, complete sequence, a genomic segment contains:
- a CDS encoding uncharacterized protein (COG:S; TransMembrane:4 (i141-161o167-186i198-224o295-318i); EggNog:ENOG503Q4ZJ; BUSCO:EOG09265HEP): MDDPELEAIRRARMAELRGSAGGAAGMRGGLGVPSGPTGGVDGAGGSEEDKAAQQEEMKRQILTQVLDSEARERLSRIALVKPQKSNAVTDILIQMARSGQIRQRITEEQLILLLDQMEQANPAKEASGKITVHIKVGCQIFTLFSLFNKIAGIFGIIAIFQGGSLAQLSLYTYSIASIPVFIWGLREISDERANAVLRYAHVFILDHLISSGWTLLFALWWFIYAPHDGKPVTNSSHQAGLMDLIESLESEYRTAEEMTRFRHKEYNMSTPEGQQHAALRTQNAHEIWATERGFAAVVLVIGWLLKIYFALVLYSYALHLRHGTYWILPLSKSRTANAAHASYETVAHEDAEVMLDEGVDADELQEEGSMRMSEIRDAH; the protein is encoded by the exons ATGGACGACCCAGAGCTGGAAGCGATTcgacgcgcacgcatggcTGAACTGCGGGGCAGTGCAGGTGGGG CCGCTGggatgcgcggcggcctcgGGGTGCCCAGTGGGCCTACCGGCGGCGTCGACGGTGCAGGAGGCTCGGAGGAGGATAaggcagcgcagcaggaGGAGATGAAGCGCCAGATCCTTACTCAGGTCCTCGAtagcgaggcgcgcgagcgat TGTCCCGTATTGCTCTGGTGAAGCCGCAAAAGTCCAATGCCGTAACCGACATCCTTATTCAGATGGCGCGCAGTGGCCAAATTCGCCAGCGCATTACGGAGGAGCAGTTGATCTTATTGCTAGACCAGATGGAGCAGGCGAACCCTGCGAAAGAAGCAAGCGGGAAAATTACAGTAC ATATCAAGGTGGGATGCCAGATCTTCACATTGTTTTCGCTGTTTAACAAAATCGCAGGTATTTTCGGCATCATTGCGATTTTCCAAGGCGGCTCTTTAGCGCAGCTTTCGCTGTACACCTACTCCATTGCCTCGATCCCTGTATTTATCTGGGGCTTGAGAGAGATTAGTGATGAGCGTGCCAACGCAGTCCTGCGATATGCACACGTGTTCATCTTGGACCACCTGATCTCTTCGGGGTGGACCTTGCTGTTTGCCCTTTGGTGGTTCATctatgcgccgcacgacggCAAGCCTGTGACAAACTCGAGTCATCAGGCGGGCTTGATGGATCTTATAGAGTCGCTCGAGTCCGAGTACCGCACGGCGGAAGAGATGACCAGGTTCCGTCACAAGGAATACAATATGAGTACCCCCGAGGGCCAGCAACAtgcggcactgcgcacgcaaaatGCGCATGAAATTTGGGCTACAGAGAGGGGATTCGCTGCCGTTGTGCTTGTCATTGGGTGGCTCCTAAAAATCTACTTTGCCTTGGTATTGTATTCGTATGCACTGCATTTGCGGCACGGGACCTACTGGATCCTTCCCTTGTCTaagtcgcgcacggcgaatGCTGCTCACGCGTCCTACGAGACGGTAGCGCATGAGGACGCTGAAGTGATGCTCGACGAAGGAGTGGATGCtgacgagctgcaagaggaGGGGTCAATGCGCATGTCCGAGATTCGAGACGCGCACTAG
- the HHT1 gene encoding histone H3.1 (COG:B; EggNog:ENOG503P1RT): MARTKQTARKSTGGKAPRKQLATKAARKSAPSAGGVKKPHRYKPGTVALREIRRYQKSTELLIRKLPFQRLVREIAQDFKTDLRFQSSAIGALQEASEAYLVSLFEDTNLAAIHAKRVTIQPKDIALARRLRGERS; encoded by the exons ATGGCGCGTACAAAACAGACCGCCCGCAAGTCAACCGGTGGCAAAGCGCCCCGTAAGCAACTGGCCACGAAGGCCGCCCGCAAATCCGCTCCCTCTGCTGGTGGTG TGAAGAAGCCGCACCGCTACAAGCCCGGTAcggtggcgctgcgcgagatcCGCCGCTACCAGAAATCGACTGAGCTGCTTATCCGCAAACTCCCATTCCAGCGTCTTGTGCGTGAGATTGCCCAGGATTTCAAGACCGATCTCCGCTTCCAGTCGTCGGCGATTGGTGCACTCCAGGAGGCGAGCGAGGCGTACCTCGTATCCCTCTTTGAAGACACGAACCTCGCTGCCATCCACGCAAAGCGTGTTACGATCCAGCCCAAGGATATCGCCCTTGCTCGCCGTCTCCGCGGTGAGCGCTCCTAA
- the SEN2 gene encoding tRNA-intron lyase (COG:J; EggNog:ENOG503NXNS; BUSCO:EOG09262WXK), which produces MNTAAGLPGTHATVKGAGKKATQAKRHLYAKPLPVGRASNEWNPSAPRTWLEKFNEWSKWLYDGVSSPPMYRAWYDDTTESVWMYDSGDAQALWTQGFFGKGNLSRSEPTWAARQLAAASARSRGEQMTQRRREERKLLKIERARAAVKAGIQLPDGITALGGALDEDLDASETSGTLWRGDEDVPEIETGVARVKGLKYFSTDVHRRKEQDEAGAGETDLLAVPDDDPEKFDGIEHFQLTLIEAFFLAGMLGCLEVCDRNGRVMSLEALYHRCLHSTLLPTITAASPNPAPRLWARPDNPFFLSYIVYHHFRSLGWVVKNGTKFCVDYLLYKKGPVFSHAEFSVIVVPEYADVQDAVDSPFRPHHNGGEKSWVWFSMLNRVNTQVQKTMILAHVMVPSQKQISDADLSRPQTLVALLRQGYFAVKEVTIRRWVPARMKP; this is translated from the exons ATGAACACTGCCGCGGGTCTTCCAGGTACCCATGCGACAGTGAAAGGCGCCGGGAAAAAGGCAACACAGGCAAAGCGACATTTGTACGCAAAGCCATTGCCTGTAGGCCGCGCATCAAACGAGTGGAATCCGTCTGCACCACGCACATGGCTCGAAAAGTTTAATGAATGGTCCAAATGGCTCTATGACGGCGTTTCTTCGCCTCCCATGTACCGTGCATGGTACGATGATACGACAGAATCCGTGTGGATGTATGATTCGGGggatgcacaggcgctCTGGACGCAAGGGTTTTTTGGAAAAGGCAATTTAAGCCGAAGTGAACCTACCTGGGCCGCGCGTCAgctcgctgcagcgagTGCGCGTAGTcgcggcg AGCAAATGACGCAGCGTCGACGCGAAGAGAGAAAACTGCTGAAAATtgagcgagcgcgcgcagcggtcAAGGCTGGCATCCAGCTTCCCGACGGAATTACAGCGCTTGGTGGTGCATTGGACGAGGATCTCGATGCTAGTGAGACATCTGGGACGTTATGGCGCGGTGACGAGGACGTGCCGGAAATAGAAACCGGTGTTGCGCGCGTTAAAGGCCTGAAATACTTCTCGACCGACGTGCATCGACGCAAAGAACAGGACGAAGCTGGTGCTGGCGAGACAGATCTCCTCGCAGTGCCAGATGATGATCCTGAAAAATTTGACGGTATTGAGCATTTTCAGCTTACGCTAATCGAGGCGTTTTTCCTCGCAGGAATGCTTGGATGCTTGGAAGTATGCGATCGGAATGGTCGTGTCATGTCGCTCGAAGCGCTATACCATCGCTGTTTGCACTCTACCCTTTTGCCAACCATTACGGCAGCATCCCCAAACCCAGCGCCTAGACTATGGGCCCGTCCGGATAACCCCTTTTTTCTATCCTACATTGTATACCACCATTTCAGGAGCCTGGGCTGGGTCGTGAAGAACGGCACAAAATTCTGTGTGGACTATCTCTTGTACAAAAAGGGCCCTGTTTTCAGCCATGCCGAGTTTTCTGTCATTGTCGTGCCTGAATATGCAGATGTGCAGGATGCAGTCGATTCACCGTTTAGACCGCACCATAATGGTGGTGAAAAAAGTTGGGTATGGTTCAGTATGCTGAATCGAGTCAATACACAAGTGCAGAAAACCATGATACTTGCACATGTCATGGTACCATCGCAGAAGCAGATAAGCGACGCGGACCTTTCACGCCCCCAGACCCTCGTCGCACTCCTTCGCCAGGGATATTTCGCAGTTAAGGAAGTCACGATTCGACGATGGGTCCCTGCGAGAATGAAGCCATAG
- a CDS encoding uncharacterized protein (SECRETED:SignalP(1-20)), with translation MLNMVCIAMLLASQAMTVSAAPIAGDGIAPRAYGADAGMPPAQDHVVPGMQRFNRRKMQAEPTWEPYTVLIPMTNSNGQTSHEARTKYRTKTKTKTKLATKTNTYVTTYTQMPTPKTETLAATITYDAVDQPVTYTGNHGSMPKLGGITGVGSNANSNANANSGAGADSSANSNASSGANAGSTDDGDSLSDPTSTTGSNAGANAGSASNSDAGSGSNSGSGANSNSNSSADSDANSSGSFPGLTGSNSGSGGSSSSTNHKSTGHKSSSGSGSGSGSGSGSGSGSGSGSGSGSGSGSGSGSGSGSGSGSGSGSDANSSDSFPGLTGSNSGSGSGSGSGSGSGSGSGSGSGSGSGSGSGSGSGSGSGSGSGSGSGSGSGSGSGSGSGSGSGSGSGSGSGSGSGANIGSDGDNDDGLELCDGDSDSLLPPLLQPFPSGNKVSEAILNSNGNSSKSHRSDKPSSSASVNEELDDCEEE, from the exons ATGCTAAACATGGTCTGCATTGCCATGCTCCTGGCGAGCCAGGCAATGACTGTGTCGGCTGCGCCAATTGCCGGAGACGGCattgcaccgcgcgcctATGGTGCTGACGCTGGTATGCCCCCTGCACAAGACCACGTCGTCCCAGGCATGCAACGTTTCAACCGCCGCAAGATGCAGGCTGAACCCACTTGGGAGCCGTACACGGTGCTGATTCCCATGACGAACTCGAACGGCCAAACGTCGCACGAGGCCAGGACCAAATACCGCACTAAGACCAAGACCAAGACCAAGCTGGCTACAAAGACGAACACCTACGTTACCACATACACCCAGATGCCCACCCCCAAAACGGAGACCCTTGCAGCCACGATCACGTACGATGCCGTCGATCAGCCAGTGACGTACACTGGCAACCATGGATCGATGCCCAAGTTGGGCGGCATCACTGGCGTCGGCAGCAATGCGAACAGCAACGCAAACGCCAACTCTGGTGCAGGTGCGGACAGCAGCGCCAACTCGAATGCGAGCAGCGGTGCTAACGCCGGCTCGACCGATGATGGCGACTCGTTGTCGGACCCAACTTCTACTACAGGCTCTAACGCTGGCGCCAATGCTGGCTCTGCGTCCAACTCGGACgctggctctggctctaATTCTGGCTCTGGCGCCAACTCAAACTCGAACTCGAGCGCCGACTCTGACGCAAACTCGAGCGGTTCGTTCCCTGGCCTGACGGGCTCTAACTCTGGCTCGGGTGGCAGCTCCAGCTCCACGAACCACAAGTCCACTGGCCATAAGTCTAGCTCTGGTTCcggctctggctctggctctggctctggctctggctctggctctggctctggctctggctctggctctggctctggctctggctctggctctggctctggctctggttccggctctggctctggctctgaCGCAAACTCAAGCGATTCATTCCCTGGTCTGACAGGCTCTAACTCTGGCTCTGGTTCTGGTTCTGGCTCTGGTTCTGGTTCTGGCTCTGGttctggctctggctctggctctggtTCTGGTTCCGGCTCTGGTTCTGGttctggctctggctctggctctggctctggctctggctccgGCTCCGGCTCCGGCTCCGGCTCAGGCTCAGGCTCaggctctggctctggtTCCGGCTCAGGCTCTGGTTCTGGCTCCGGTTCGGGCGCAAACATTGGCTCGGATGGGGACAATGATGACGGACTGGAGCTTTGTGATGGCGACAGCGACAGTCTTCTGCCCCCGCTTTTGCAACCGTTCCCTTCTGGTAACAAGGTTAGTGAAGC AATACTCAACTCTAACGGCAACTCGTCCAAGAGTCATCGCTCAGACAAGCCCTCTAGCTCTGCTAGCGTCAACGAGGAACTCGACGACTGCGAAGAAGAGTAA
- the GCD6 gene encoding translation initiation factor eIF-2B epsilon subunit, GEF (COG:J; EggNog:ENOG503NUFH; BUSCO:EOG09260RS7), with protein sequence MGQDEMAQEDPLQAVVLCDAFNERFMPLTLDIPRCLMPICSVPMIEWTLESLAKAGVHEVFFLATWHTSQIRAYLEDMHPNLLKPSAARGAVANTSTLTKITLIAVPEAHSVGDAMRELDAHQVIKGDFILMQADAIGNMNLAEVVTAHKQRRQADRSTIMTICTMPSKNGRRARRFGDLSVFAVSPLSSQLMHYASVPAVPRKQLLKLPLELFEDANTLGLCGKGSEIDVRNDLVDCGVDICSIDVPPLFTENFDYQTLRRDYVQGILTSDLLEAKIFVHIAPPADATSTSSGAPWDQSSGGLLGTQTYGDGYMLRASDPAGYDAVNRDIITGWVYPYTPRLGMPNGESYTTSRSMRYVGDSVDFPKSAEIALRTVLGAGTKVGEYAKVSTSILGKRVTIGNGSTIEGSYLWDDVQIGANCNVQGAILGYGVRILDHVHIAKGAVIANGCTVGPDVALVENARVSLHAYRTMEEDFDEKPSAEESTVAGPDAALGAQAQGYLWPRLGTSGRIASDEQDSDEDDEDELDELERPENAKYYVMQADMHDLVLSDDASDLSSIDADSEPDMVMDDSDSYDSDDSDLSSPRSGYGSISLTLAPGSDSQTQSEKQETQERLNEFRAEAEASLERSFAEHHAPENAAIELKTLRMASNVSPSEVRRTVIAFVLGHCNVDEAKETADLLDHWGPLIHEMAQDDQIEALALMQSYCALHLPKMRLFLPLLKKVYNDEIVSDEAILQWWRDPRSRRLAYDSEGKNAISAQQIVLELRKRAEPVVRHIVESAESSEEESE encoded by the coding sequence ATGGGCCAAGATGAGATGGCGCAGGAAGACCCGCTGCAAGCGGTGGTGCTGTGCGATGCTTTCAATGAGCGGTTCATGCCGTTGACGCTGGATATACCACGGTGCTTGATGCCAATTTGCAGTGTGCCGATGATTGAGTGGACGCTCGAGTCGCTTGCTAAGGCGGGCGTGCACGAAGTCTTTTTCCTCGCGACGTGGCACACGAGTCAGATTCGTGCTTACCTTGAGGATATGCACCCCAACCTACTGAaaccaagcgcggcgcgtggtgCGGTGGCCAACACGTCGACACTGACAAAAATAACGCTGATTGCCGTGCCCGAGGCACACTCTGTCGGTGACGCGATGCGCGAATTGGACGCGCACCAAGTGATCAAGGGCGATTTTATCCTCATGCAGGCAGATGCGATCGGGAACATGAATTTAGCCGAGGTAGTGACtgcgcacaagcagcggcgccagGCAGACCGCAGTACCATTATGACGATCTGCACGATGCCGTCCAAAAACGGccgacgtgcgcggcgcttcggcgACTTGTCTGTCTTTGCCGTTTCGCCGCTTTCATCGCAGCTGATGCACTACGCATCTGTGCCTGCGGTGCcacgcaagcagctgctcaagctGCCGCTGGAGCTGTTCGAGGACGCAAACACGCTGGGACTGTGCGGAAAAGGCAGCGAGATTGATGTGCGCAATGATCTAGTAGATTGCGGCGTGGATATCTGCTCTATCGATGTTCCTCCTCTGTTCACGGAAAACTTTGACTATCAAactttgcgccgcgattACGTGCAGGGGATATTAACCTCGGACCTGCTCGAGGCCAAGATCTTTGTGCAcattgcgccgccagcCGACGCGACTTCCACATCTTCCGGTGCTCCCTGGGATCAATCGTCTGGTGGGCTGCTTGGCACACAGACGTATGGCGACGGATACATGCTGCGTGCGTCGGATCCCGCAGGCTACGACGCGGTGAACCGCGATATCATTACAGGCTGGGTCTATCCCTACACACCCCGCCTTGGAATGCCCAACGGGGAGTCGTACACtacctcgcgcagcatgcgctACGTGGGCGACAGCGTAGACTTTCCCAAGTCAGCGGAGATTGCGCTGCGTActgtgctgggcgcagGCACAAAGGTGGGCGAGTACGCCAAAGTGAGCACGTCGATTcttggcaagcgcgtcaCGATCGGGAATGGAAGCACGATAGAAGGGTCTTACTTGTGGGACGACGTGCAAATCGGCGCGAACTGCAATGTCCAAGGCGCGATTTTGGGCTATGGTGTCCGCATTCTTGACCACGTCCACATCGCGAAAGGCGCTGTGATTGCGAATGGATGCACTGTCGGCCCCGACGTAGCGCTCGTtgaaaatgcgcgcgtctcCCTGCATGCGTACCGCACGATGGAGGAGGACTTTGACGAGAAACCGAGTGCGGAAGAGAGCACCGTGGCTGGCCCGGACGCTGCACTGggtgcgcaagcgcaaggctATCTTTGgccgcgcctcggcacCAGCGGCCGCATTGCGAGCGACGAGCAggacagcgacgaggacgacgaggacgagctTGACGAGCTAGAGCGTCCCGAGAACGCCAAGTACTATGTGATGCAGGCAGATATGCATGACCTTGTTTTGTCAGACGACGCGTCGGATCTGTCGTCCATCGATGCCGACTCGGAGCCCGACATGGTGATGGACGATTCGGACTCGTACGATTCGGACGACTCAGACCTTTCCTCTCCGCGGTCCGGGTATGGCAGCATCTCGCTTACACTCGCGCCCGGCTCTGATTCGCAGACCCAGAGTGAGAAGCAAGAGACGCAGGAGCGACTGAACGAGTTCCGCGCCGAGGCAGAGGCGTCGCTCGAGCGCTCTTTTGCCGAGCATCACGCGCCGGAGAATGCGGCCATCGAGCTCAAGACGTTGCGCATGGCCAGCAACGTGTCGCCCAGCgaagtgcgccgcaccgtgATTGCTTTTGTGCTGGGCCACTGCAATGTGGACGAGGCGAAAGAAACGGCTGACTTGCTGGACCATTGGGGTCCGCTGATCCATGAAATGGCGCAGGACGACCAaatcgaggcgctcgcatTGATGCAGTCTTACTGTGCACTGCACCTGCCGAAAATGCGTCTCTTTTTGCCGCTTCTGAAAAAAGTATACAATGACGAAATTGTGAGCGATGAAGCTATTTTACAGTGGTGGCGCGATCCAAGGAGCCGGCGCCTTGCCTACGATTCCGAGGGAAAGAATGCCATAAGCGCACAGCAAATTGTTttggagctgcgcaagcgtgcagagcctgttgtgcggcacattgtAGAGTCCGCCGAGTCTTCTGAGGAGGAGAGCGAGTAG
- a CDS encoding uncharacterized protein (COG:U; EggNog:ENOG503P7CG): MDAGPEGGSGPMRRSASVIGGLMNWISPFHGRRSTSRQSDAEEGLGGDASFEDASAGNSFESDTLFNTRSGIPRTVSSFQLPSTQNTQSVSAKQERPSASRWESPVAVQFQDTSFGSIPSPLARRQTPSQLAHASLELYPGALDTPSRHAPAMGSVSPFATATPTGRRHRPIYFGPGTSAQGSARNAYSPLRSSGLSSSRSMGALSSFAAPAAEERPKRRKMETAVVDRSPMQYASKTTAPSVSSPRKRAAEQSPEPFEPSPARQTRAATKLLSVLETTAPLPKPQPVVPEVVNPYETSFTKRANLPTSTPRSTRAKALEAARKRAAEKRPTRDEMNDAPPKVSLLDMVERTAPTSERRSSRIAQRADEEEQQPEPVPVSPAKSPAPLAWQLNKPKRPSPLAVAPVQDAKAKAQETEAPHAPQAKHTDKAPNQGALPLPPTHTATPIAPAQPENPIIAPAASPISQAQPPSVPDHVQNVPSWAVIQPPWKRSAAYTSDAMRTAGHVPYDKLPSFTFSVSPPLPENVDAIEEPTKEPAQTLPQKSTAFAFSLPKQSAAMEPASTTAPMMQSTHGAAKAMPSAQPSFGLQSAAQNFGFSFSTPPKPTASPVFSFSAAGTAPSAGFSFGSQQPKAAEAQAPIETMAANHDAPDAEGSSSLAGTGEGEEGEETLHEARTKIWKLDGGSWQDLGVTIFRIKKNKDTGKSRVLARNAVNGNVVLNFLLYSGLKVTVDKTVLSFVGLMDAKPSSLRCKVKTAHGAVSLKDALMNHTNA; this comes from the coding sequence ATGGACGCCGGACCGGAAGGCGGATCTGGACCGATGCGGCGGTCTGCATCGGTCATTGGTGGCCTGATGAATTGGATTTCACCGTTTCACGGTCGACGGTCTACAAGCCGCCAGAGCGACGCGGAGGAGGGGCTGGGGGGCGACGCAAGCTTTGAAGACGCCTCGGCAGGAAACAGTTTCGAGAGCGACACACTGTTCAACACACGGTCAGGTATCCCGCGCACGGTATCGAGCTTTCAGCTTCCGAGCACCCAGAACACGCAATCGGTTTCTGCCAAGCAGGAAcggccaagcgcgtcgcgctgggaGTCGCCCGTCGCTGTACAGTTCCAGGACACGTCGTTCGGGTCGATTCCCTCGCCACTGGCGCGTCGCCAAACCCCCTCGCAGCTTGCACATGCAAGCCTCGAGTTGTATCCGGGAGCTCTTGATACTCCGTCTAGGCACGCGCCGGCCATGGGCTCCGTATCGCCTTTTGCTACTGCCACACCTACGGGGCGCAGACACCGCCCAATATACTTTGGGCCGGGCACGAGCGCACAAGGATCAGCTAGGAATGCATACTCtcctttgcgcagcagtggactcagctcgtcgcgctcgatggGCGCGCTTTCTTCGTTcgccgcgcctgccgcAGAAGAACGGCCAAAACGGCGGAAAATGGAGACGGCGGTGGTGGATCGGTCGCCCATGCAGTATGCATCGAAAACAACCGCTCCTTCTGTGTCAAGTCCGCGGAAGCGTGCAGCAGAGCAGTCGCCTGAGCCTTTTGAGCCGAGCCCTGCGCGCCAGactcgcgccgcgacaaAGCTCTTGTCCGTATTGGAGACCACGGCGCCACTTCCCAAGCCGCAACCGGTTGTGCCAGAGGTGGTGAACCCATACGAAACGTCTTTtacaaagcgcgcaaactTGCCCACATCAACGCCGCGCTCTACgcgtgccaaggcgctggaGGCCGCGAGGAAACGCGCTGCGGAAAAGAGGCCGACGCGCGACGAAATgaacgatgcgccgcccaaggTATCGTTGTTGGATATGGtcgagcgcacggcgccgactTCGGAGCGTCGTTCGTCGCgtattgcgcagcgtgcggacgaggaagagcagCAGCCCGAACCAGTGCCTGTATCGCCGGCCAAgagcccagcgccgctggcatGGCAGTTGAATAAGCCGAAACGTCCGTCGCCATTGGCTGTAGCGCCTGTGCAGGATGCCAAGGCAAAGGCGCAAGAAACCGAAGCACCACACGCACCGCAAGCCAAGCACACAGACAAGGCGCCAaaccaaggcgcgctgcctTTGCCGCCCACACACACTGCGACGCCCATCGCACCTGCACAGCCCGAAAACCCCATAATCGCGCCCGCTGCTTCGCCCATTAGCCAAGCGCAGCCTCCTTCTGTGCCTGACCATGTACAAAATGTCCCGTCCTGGGCAGTTATCCAGCCGCCTTGGAAGAGATCTGCAGCATATACTTCCGACGCCATGCGCACTGCGGGCCATGTTCCATACGACAAGTTGCCCAGCTTTACCTTTAGCGTATCGCCGCCCTTGCCTGAAAATGTGGACGCCATCGAGGAGCCAACAAAAGAGCCTGCGCAAACGTTACCCCAGAAAAGCACTGCCTTTGCTTTTTCTCTTCCGAAGCAGAGTGCTGCAATGGAGCCTGCGAGTACGACTGCGCCTATGATGCAAAGCACACACGGCGCTGCCAAAGCCATGCCCTCTGCCCAGCCGTCGTTTGGAttgcagagcgccgcgcagaatTTCGGCTTCTCGTTTAGCACACCGCCCAAACCGACCGCGTCGCCTGTATTTTCCTTCAGCGCGGCCGGCactgcgccaagcgctgggTTTTCCTTCGGCTCACAACAGCCCAAGGCAGCCGAGGCTCAGGCGCCAATAGAGACAATGGCCGCCAATCACGACGCGCCAGATGCCGAGGGCAGCTCTTCCCTCGCTGGCACAGGCGAGGGCGAAGAGGGCGAAGAAACGCTTCATGAAGCGCGTACCAAGATCTGGAAACTCGACGGCGGGTCATGGCAGGACCTTGGCGTGACCATTTTCCGCATCAAGAAAAACAAGGATACGGGCAAGTCGAGAGTGCTGGCAAGGAACGCTGTGAATGGAAACGTGGTCCTCAACTTTTTGCTCTACTCTGGCCTCAAGGTGACTGTTGACAAAACCGTCTTGTCTTTTGTGGGACTGATGGACGCAAagccaagcagcttgcgctgcaaggtaAAGACCGCTCACGGCGCAGTATCGCTCAAGGATGCCTTGATGAACCATACCAATGCTTAG
- a CDS encoding phosphopantothenoylcysteine decarboxylase (EggNog:ENOG503Q555; COG:D; COG:P; COG:U) codes for MALPASLQSPFGPVAIPPTSARPLHIVLACTGSVASIKVPLIAEALAQYRHVHVLIVPTKDATHFFDCQALGAQSKAYTVEHLAAWNAAGTCAAHAPRLHVWTDEAEWSAWNQPGDPVLHIELRRWADVVLLAPCSANTLAKIANGLCDNLLTCFLRALASETPTYLFPAMNTLMYMHPITAKHLHAVQALGYQVHGPITKRLACGDQGTGAMLEWTDIVQLIVQRYELQKV; via the coding sequence atgGCCCTTCcggcgtcgctgcagtCGCCCTTTGGGCCTGTAGCCATCCCTCCAACGAGCGCGCGGCCGTTGCATATTGTACTTGCGTGCACGGGCAGTGTTGCTAGCATCAAGGTGCCGCTGATCGCAGAAGCACTCGCACAGTACCGTCATGTCCATGTCCTCATTGTGCCAACCAAAGACGCGACGCATTTCTTCGATTGCCAGGCACTCGGCGCACAATCTAAAGCATATACAGTCGAGCACCTTGCCGCGTGGAACGCTGCGGgtacatgcgccgcacatgcGCCACGACTGCACGTATGGACTGACGAGGCGGAATGGAGCGCATGGAACCAGCCTGGCGATCCCGTCTTGCAcatcgagctgcgccgctgggccGATGTAGTGCTACTTGCTCCATGCAGTGCAAATACACTGGCCAAGATCGCAAATGGCCTGTGCGACAATCTCTTGACATGTTttctgcgtgcgctcgcgtcgGAAACGCCAACGTACCTCTTTCCCGCGATGAATACGCTCATGTACATGCATCCCATCACAGCCAAACACCTGCAtgctgtgcaggcgctgggATACCAGGTGCATGGCCCCATCACGAAACGCCTTGCATGCGGCGACCAAGGCACGGGCGCGATGCTCGAGTGGACAGACATTGTGCAGTTGATTGTCCAACGCTACGAGCTGCAAAAGGTATAA